The following are from one region of the Natronosporangium hydrolyticum genome:
- a CDS encoding carbohydrate kinase family protein yields MFLVVGESVVDLIGEPGSWRFEANVGGSPLNVARGLAAAGQPVRLASEVGDDLFGELTREELAVAGVSTEDLAGGPATNLAFARLDPAGVASYDFRFAWEWGARPDLTGVSCLHTGSLAALIDPGANTVAGTVAAARQNEVPVCYDPNIRASLIQDPTAARDRVARLVATADIVKVSAEDLTTLYAGTRAESVAARWAASGPWLLVVTDGEAGAQAWYAGAVIEATPPTVPVVDTVGAGDAFTAGLLASLAEAGALRGPKPAAGRAVVEAALRRATATAAAICARRGAAPPDAAQVAALEAAVTVRDGGDPPRTDDSMAS; encoded by the coding sequence ATGTTCCTGGTGGTGGGTGAGAGCGTAGTCGACCTGATCGGGGAGCCGGGCAGCTGGCGGTTCGAGGCCAACGTCGGCGGCAGTCCGCTGAACGTGGCGCGCGGGCTAGCCGCCGCTGGCCAGCCGGTCCGGCTCGCCAGCGAGGTGGGCGATGACCTGTTCGGCGAGCTGACCCGGGAAGAGCTGGCGGTGGCCGGCGTGAGCACCGAGGATCTGGCCGGCGGTCCGGCTACCAATCTCGCCTTCGCCCGGCTCGACCCGGCGGGGGTCGCCAGCTACGACTTCCGGTTCGCCTGGGAGTGGGGTGCCAGACCGGACCTGACCGGGGTGAGTTGCCTGCACACGGGTTCGCTCGCGGCGCTGATCGACCCGGGCGCCAATACCGTCGCCGGCACCGTGGCCGCCGCCCGCCAGAATGAAGTGCCGGTCTGCTACGACCCGAACATCCGGGCGTCGCTGATCCAGGACCCGACCGCCGCCCGGGACCGGGTGGCGAGGCTGGTGGCGACCGCGGACATCGTCAAAGTGAGCGCCGAGGACCTCACCACGCTCTACGCGGGTACCCGCGCGGAGTCGGTCGCCGCCCGGTGGGCCGCCTCCGGCCCGTGGCTGCTGGTGGTGACCGACGGCGAGGCGGGGGCGCAGGCCTGGTACGCCGGCGCGGTGATCGAGGCGACGCCGCCGACGGTGCCGGTGGTGGACACCGTCGGCGCCGGCGACGCGTTCACCGCCGGCCTGCTCGCCAGCCTGGCCGAGGCGGGTGCGCTGCGAGGGCCGAAGCCAGCGGCGGGCCGGGCGGTGGTCGAGGCGGCGCTGCGCCGCGCCACCGCCACCGCCGCCGCGATCTGCGCCCGGCGCGGCGCGGCGCCGCCCGACGCCGCGCAGGTGGCGGCGCTCGAAGCTGCGGTGACGGTCCGGGACGGTGGGGACCCGCCCCGGACCGACGACAGCATGGCCAGCTGA
- a CDS encoding deoxyguanosinetriphosphate triphosphohydrolase: MVSSDTQRWRPEPPKDSGSRPVPYQRGPYQRDRARVLHSAGFRRLASKTQVHTAGTGSDAFLRTRLTHSLEVAQIAREMGEHLGCDPDVVDTAGLAHDLGHPPFGHNGEHALNQVAAECGGFEGNAQTLRVLTRLEAKIPGAGLNLTRASLDATCKYPWFRRDGERKFGVYADDVEVFEWLRAATPPAEPDRRCLEAQVMDWADDVAYSVHDVEDGFHSGYVSLGPLLADADERAALCADVARVYSPESADDLAEPLAELLAHPVVAPLSDYDGSHAAQAALKRFTSVLTGRFVAAAVAATRTEFGTGPLRRYDADVLVPRLVRAQCALLKGIALRYVMRRRSLESWYSEQRQLLTELVAALLDRAPDRLDPVFAATWKAASDDAARLRVVVDQVASLTDPSAIAWHRELCQR, from the coding sequence GTGGTGAGCAGTGACACGCAACGGTGGCGGCCCGAGCCGCCCAAGGACTCTGGTTCGCGCCCCGTGCCGTACCAACGAGGGCCTTACCAGCGCGACCGTGCCCGGGTGCTGCACTCTGCCGGATTCCGGCGGCTCGCCTCCAAGACCCAGGTCCACACCGCCGGCACCGGTTCGGACGCGTTCTTGCGGACCCGACTGACCCACTCGCTGGAGGTCGCGCAGATCGCCCGGGAGATGGGCGAACATCTGGGCTGCGACCCCGATGTGGTGGACACCGCCGGGCTGGCGCACGACCTTGGCCATCCGCCGTTCGGGCACAACGGCGAGCACGCGCTCAACCAGGTGGCGGCCGAGTGTGGCGGGTTCGAGGGCAACGCTCAGACCCTGCGGGTGCTGACCCGGCTGGAGGCGAAGATCCCCGGCGCTGGGCTCAATCTCACCCGCGCCAGCCTCGACGCCACCTGCAAATATCCGTGGTTCCGCCGCGACGGCGAACGCAAGTTCGGGGTCTACGCCGACGATGTCGAGGTCTTCGAATGGCTGCGGGCAGCCACCCCGCCGGCAGAGCCGGACCGCCGGTGCCTGGAGGCGCAGGTGATGGACTGGGCCGACGACGTCGCCTACTCGGTCCACGACGTGGAGGACGGTTTCCACAGTGGCTACGTGTCGCTAGGGCCGTTGCTCGCCGACGCCGACGAACGGGCCGCGCTCTGCGCCGATGTGGCCCGGGTCTACTCGCCGGAGTCCGCCGACGACCTGGCCGAGCCACTGGCGGAGCTGCTCGCCCACCCGGTGGTGGCGCCGCTCTCGGACTACGACGGCAGTCATGCTGCCCAGGCTGCGCTCAAGCGGTTCACCAGCGTGCTCACCGGCCGGTTCGTGGCCGCCGCGGTGGCGGCTACTCGGACCGAGTTCGGCACCGGCCCGCTGCGCCGCTACGACGCCGACGTGTTGGTGCCACGCCTGGTCCGGGCGCAGTGCGCGCTGCTTAAGGGGATCGCGCTGCGGTATGTGATGCGGCGGCGCAGCCTGGAGTCGTGGTATAGCGAGCAGCGGCAGCTGCTCACCGAGCTGGTGGCGGCGCTGCTGGATCGGGCGCCGGACCGGCTCGATCCGGTCTTCGCCGCGACGTGGAAAGCGGCGTCGGACGACGCGGCCCGGCTGCGGGTGGTGGTCGACCAGGTCGCGTCGCTGACCGACCCATCGGCGATCGCCTGGCACCGGGAGCTGTGTCAGCGCTGA
- the dnaG gene encoding DNA primase: protein MAGRIRDEDIVTVRERTSIADVVSERVTLRSGGAQTLKGLCPFHDEKTPSFTVRVDKGVFYCHGCGKGGDAISFVMEVDHLTFLEAVEHLAGKLGIALRYVETGPNPQRQRPNQRQRLVAAHAAAAEFYAEQLLTPPARSARQFLAQRGFDRDTATRYGCGYAPAAWETLTRHLRHSGFTDDELVTAGLSRPARSGSLIDRFRGRLLWPIRDISGDVIGFGARKLDDAEEGPKYLNTPETPIYKKSQVLYGIDQAKREIAKQGRVVIVEGYTDVMACHLAGVPTAVASCGTAFGNEHVGVLRRLLMDTDAFTGEIIFTFDGDQAGQQAALRAFESDQKFVGRTFIAISPDSLDPCDLRLTKGDAAVRDLVARREPLVDFALRQLLSRYDLDTVDGRVDAMRRAAPLVAKLKDREKRPEYARKLAGDLGLPVEQVSRAVAAAVKGEEPAPARRTGPRPVVNPATLVEREALKLALQEPVLAGPIFDALDAAAYHNPLHAALRSAIAEAGGCAAAVSGPDWVQRVRDACPDLAASALASELAVEPLRLDGDVDPHYVGVTLAKLELVTVDAQVAALKSRAQRVNPVTNQTEYLSLAAELFPLEQRARALRERAAGGL, encoded by the coding sequence GTGGCGGGCAGGATTCGGGACGAGGACATCGTGACGGTCCGGGAACGGACGTCCATCGCGGATGTGGTCTCGGAACGGGTGACGCTGCGTTCAGGCGGTGCGCAGACCCTCAAAGGGCTCTGCCCGTTCCACGACGAGAAGACACCGTCGTTCACGGTCCGGGTGGACAAAGGAGTTTTCTACTGCCACGGCTGCGGCAAGGGCGGCGACGCCATCAGCTTCGTGATGGAGGTCGACCACCTGACCTTCCTGGAGGCGGTGGAGCATCTGGCGGGCAAGCTCGGCATCGCCCTGCGGTACGTCGAGACCGGGCCGAACCCGCAGCGGCAGCGGCCCAACCAGCGGCAGCGGCTGGTCGCCGCGCACGCCGCCGCCGCCGAGTTCTACGCCGAGCAGCTACTCACCCCGCCGGCTCGCAGCGCCCGCCAGTTCCTCGCCCAGCGCGGCTTCGACCGGGACACCGCCACCCGCTACGGGTGCGGGTACGCCCCGGCGGCGTGGGAGACGCTCACCCGGCACCTGCGCCATAGCGGCTTCACCGACGACGAGTTGGTGACCGCCGGGCTGTCCCGACCGGCCCGCTCGGGGTCACTGATCGACCGGTTCCGGGGCCGACTGCTGTGGCCGATCCGGGACATCTCCGGCGATGTGATCGGCTTCGGGGCCCGCAAGCTGGACGACGCCGAGGAGGGTCCGAAGTATCTGAACACCCCGGAGACCCCGATCTACAAAAAGTCGCAGGTGCTCTACGGCATCGACCAGGCCAAGCGGGAGATCGCCAAGCAGGGCCGGGTAGTGATCGTCGAGGGGTACACCGACGTGATGGCCTGCCACCTGGCCGGGGTACCGACGGCGGTCGCCAGCTGCGGCACCGCCTTCGGCAACGAGCACGTCGGCGTGTTGCGGCGGCTGCTGATGGACACCGACGCCTTCACCGGCGAGATCATCTTCACCTTCGACGGGGACCAGGCCGGTCAGCAGGCGGCGCTGCGGGCGTTCGAGTCTGACCAGAAGTTCGTCGGCCGTACCTTCATCGCGATCAGCCCGGACAGTCTGGACCCGTGCGACCTGCGGCTCACCAAGGGCGACGCCGCCGTCCGTGACCTGGTGGCGCGGCGGGAGCCGCTGGTCGACTTCGCGCTGCGGCAGCTGCTCTCCCGCTACGACCTGGACACCGTCGACGGCCGGGTGGACGCGATGCGGCGCGCGGCGCCGCTGGTGGCCAAACTGAAAGACCGCGAGAAGCGTCCCGAGTACGCGCGCAAGCTCGCCGGTGACCTCGGGTTGCCGGTGGAGCAGGTGAGCCGGGCGGTAGCGGCCGCGGTAAAGGGGGAGGAGCCGGCGCCGGCCCGCCGGACCGGCCCGCGGCCGGTGGTGAACCCGGCGACGCTGGTCGAACGGGAGGCGTTGAAGCTGGCGCTGCAGGAGCCGGTGCTGGCCGGGCCGATCTTCGATGCGCTCGATGCCGCCGCGTACCACAACCCACTGCACGCCGCGCTGCGCAGCGCGATCGCCGAGGCCGGCGGCTGTGCCGCCGCCGTGAGCGGCCCAGATTGGGTGCAGCGGGTCCGTGACGCCTGCCCGGACCTGGCCGCCAGCGCCCTCGCCAGCGAACTCGCGGTGGAACCACTGCGACTCGACGGCGATGTCGATCCCCACTATGTCGGGGTGACCTTGGCTAAGCTGGAGCTGGTCACGGTCGACGCGCAGGTGGCGGCGCTGAAGTCGCGGGCGCAGCGGGTCAACCCGGTGACCAACCAGACGGAGTATCTCTCGCTCGCCGCCGAGCTGTTCCCACTGGAACAGCGGGCACGGGCGTTGCGGGAACGGGCTGCGGGAGGGCTCTGA
- a CDS encoding ABC transporter ATP-binding protein produces MTEPQTLIRARGLVKRFGDFVAVDGIDVEVPAGEAFGFLGPNGAGKSSTMRMVGCVSPPTGGELTILGMDPRRDGPAIRGRLGVCPQEDNLDPEMTCQENLVTYARYFGIPRAKAKARARELLEFVQLSERADSKVEPLSGGMKRRLTIARALVNEPDIVLLDEPTTGLDPQARHLVWERLFRLKQRGVTLVLTTHYMDEAEQLCDRLVVMDGGRIVAEGSPRALIEAHATREVVELRFGVDQHESYASKLDGIGERVEILPDRLLLYTDDGDAAAAAVDARGLRPAGVLVRRASLEDVFLHLTGRTLVEG; encoded by the coding sequence ATGACCGAACCACAGACTCTGATCCGGGCCCGCGGGCTGGTCAAGCGCTTCGGCGACTTCGTCGCGGTCGACGGCATCGACGTCGAGGTGCCGGCGGGGGAGGCCTTCGGCTTCCTCGGTCCCAACGGGGCCGGCAAGAGCTCCACCATGCGCATGGTGGGCTGCGTCTCGCCACCGACCGGCGGCGAGCTGACCATCCTCGGTATGGACCCGCGACGCGACGGCCCGGCCATCCGCGGTCGGCTGGGGGTCTGCCCGCAGGAAGACAACCTCGACCCGGAGATGACCTGCCAGGAAAACCTGGTCACCTACGCCCGCTACTTCGGCATCCCGCGCGCCAAAGCCAAGGCCCGCGCCCGGGAGCTGCTGGAGTTCGTGCAGCTCTCGGAGCGGGCCGACAGCAAGGTGGAGCCGCTCTCCGGGGGCATGAAACGGCGGCTCACGATCGCCCGGGCGCTGGTCAACGAGCCCGACATCGTCCTGCTCGACGAGCCCACCACCGGCCTCGACCCGCAGGCCCGGCATCTGGTCTGGGAGCGGCTGTTCCGGCTCAAGCAGCGCGGCGTGACGCTGGTGCTCACCACCCACTACATGGACGAGGCCGAGCAGCTCTGCGATCGGCTGGTGGTGATGGACGGCGGCCGGATCGTCGCCGAAGGCTCGCCCCGGGCGCTGATCGAAGCTCACGCCACCCGCGAGGTGGTGGAGCTGCGCTTCGGCGTCGACCAGCACGAGTCGTACGCGAGCAAGCTCGACGGCATCGGCGAGCGGGTCGAGATCCTGCCCGACCGGCTGCTGCTCTACACCGACGACGGCGACGCCGCCGCCGCCGCGGTCGACGCCCGTGGCCTGCGCCCGGCCGGAGTGCTGGTCCGGCGCGCGAGTCTGGAGGATGTCTTCCTGCACCTGACCGGCCGGACGCTGGTGGAGGGGTGA
- a CDS encoding NAD(P)/FAD-dependent oxidoreductase, which produces MSADERTFVIVGASLAGGKAAETLRAEGFTGRVVLIGEETEPPYERPPLSKGYLLGNDPREQAFLHEPDWWQQQGIELLLGRRATMLDAASHTVTLDGVAELRYDKLLLATGSRVRGLRVPGHDLHHVRYLRTVDESDALLADLRGGGKRVVVIGAGWIGMEVAAAARHHGAEVTVVEREPLPLRSVLGDEVAALYRDLHEHHGVRFRFGSGVRELRGEGRELTTVVLDDGTELPADIAVVAIGVEPATELAVAADLTVANGVATDSTLRTSDPDIYACGDVAAVPSALAGGPLRVEHWARAHDSGPAAARSMLGQPVEFDAMPFFFTDQYDLGMEFSGWFPPGGYAQVVFRGDPALKDGKVPEYLVFWLDDQRRVRAGMNVNVWDVADQIQALIRAGVAVDPARLADPSVPLTDLLP; this is translated from the coding sequence GTGAGTGCTGACGAGCGGACATTCGTGATTGTCGGGGCGTCGCTGGCCGGCGGTAAGGCCGCCGAGACGCTGCGCGCCGAGGGGTTCACCGGCCGGGTGGTGCTGATCGGGGAGGAGACCGAACCGCCGTACGAGCGGCCCCCGCTGTCCAAGGGCTACCTGCTCGGCAACGACCCCCGGGAGCAGGCGTTCCTCCACGAGCCGGACTGGTGGCAGCAGCAGGGGATCGAACTGCTGCTGGGGCGGCGGGCCACCATGCTGGACGCCGCCAGCCACACCGTCACCCTCGACGGAGTGGCGGAGCTGCGCTACGACAAGCTGCTGCTCGCCACCGGTTCCCGGGTGCGGGGGCTGCGGGTGCCAGGTCACGACCTGCACCACGTCCGCTACCTGCGTACTGTGGATGAATCGGATGCGCTGCTGGCGGATCTGCGCGGCGGCGGCAAGCGGGTGGTGGTGATCGGCGCCGGCTGGATCGGCATGGAGGTCGCCGCGGCTGCCCGGCACCACGGCGCCGAGGTCACGGTGGTGGAGCGGGAGCCGCTGCCGCTGCGGTCGGTGCTCGGCGATGAGGTGGCCGCGCTCTACCGCGACCTGCACGAGCACCACGGGGTGCGGTTCCGGTTCGGCTCGGGAGTGCGGGAGCTGCGCGGCGAGGGCCGGGAACTGACCACGGTGGTGCTCGACGACGGCACCGAGCTGCCCGCCGACATTGCGGTGGTGGCGATCGGAGTCGAGCCCGCCACCGAGCTGGCGGTCGCCGCCGACCTGACCGTCGCCAACGGGGTCGCGACCGACTCCACGCTGCGCACCTCCGACCCGGACATCTACGCCTGCGGTGACGTGGCGGCGGTTCCGAGCGCGTTGGCGGGCGGGCCGCTGCGGGTGGAGCACTGGGCCCGCGCCCACGACAGCGGGCCGGCCGCCGCCCGGTCGATGCTGGGGCAGCCGGTCGAGTTCGACGCGATGCCGTTCTTCTTCACCGACCAGTACGACCTGGGCATGGAGTTCTCCGGCTGGTTCCCGCCCGGGGGCTACGCCCAGGTGGTGTTCCGGGGCGACCCGGCGCTCAAGGACGGCAAGGTCCCGGAATACCTGGTCTTCTGGCTCGACGACCAGCGTCGGGTGCGGGCCGGGATGAACGTCAACGTGTGGGATGTCGCCGACCAGATCCAGGCGCTGATCCGGGCCGGTGTGGCGGTCGACCCGGCCCGGCTCGCCGACCCTTCGGTGCCGCTGACCGACCTGCTGCCGTAA